Proteins from one Candidatus Methanoperedens sp. genomic window:
- a CDS encoding ammonia-forming cytochrome c nitrite reductase subunit c552 produces the protein MIKKSIITGIGIIVLLMLTGSSQATPAFFTVSPPPDCSFCHKSDLSLKPAGIFFNATHRFNGTGTDLPETVASCTTCHVKIIAPSDFSLTSTGQSYNKTHRYNDTTLASARLDQPGCYNCHVDVIGGNFNFLTGTPTYLTSTVCVNCHKAKYDKWTNTLHRVMLTPANKAQAMNLPTPPGYSWGDIGYVVVSKFSFLYMNTTGYWLAQSNTYDTETKTWGTGETPSAPYGTCARCHTTGWNTNAKILPGISGTFSEPGIACERCHGPAGNGHQVVVNYSAKLCEECHSGSNHGTGYDTGSGEHSPPAAENGTSCMQCHSPFDQYKNPSVPLANTIAVTCGVCHNIHNMTDNKYADTFSNGNFVADTWSEVANANIGFFNATASLAAGTDIIDTLSTPALLYPGTDTSRKDASYGTAPINVTGPVSEVLCSKCHYRHGLAHTAGVNLTHSRMNYPQSKWATCTDCHMKGTNATVGKDMMKNHANTIFDFLNSPNSASADPANSCGGTTQCHTASSQSLSASSHSIVPIFNGWNASAHNDKVVSIGGAIGNHFFGTFNATTGYGSPQPNTCLQCKSPQNWNPANKDNITKIPLTDFHGVTCMVCHNIHDMGDWLKKTQAKYGVAKAYGFYNKTAIITATDAKGVPTRYQAAYTMMDNTTMLCGNCHTNIRAGNTGPGWASATATTPTSPHGVPAADVFAGSWKQTGLLNFECIDCHMATMTTDSNGNVLPDSQKVGGHSFKINATLLQNKTDSNGNPECSSCHVAITASTKTASKPGNLTVLFTPLGNVSQTIAGIQAKTHAKWNTTNATVISALNTIKAYNGEKNLSRTLIAQAYWNVRLVSSDLSWGVHNPTKVNGLLDDAVSLANQATAAIATPALVSSITPTSRNAVVGKPGTIFMSVINGGTAIATGVTITQASSLPVTVSYQQWNGVSFTGSPNTPVDIPAGSTANFVLTITPTAAFGTSSVTYNVAGTNTAPAPISGVNTLTMSASTGTPADVIMMSTNLNVQTAVNTPTALAVATSNVGATATGVSLNVVVPSSITGLVYQVNQTNPTTGTIIGPATGLTINAGAQPSFAVFLTPTQKIALDLVNNRITLQLKDGSGNVIGAQSVAISTT, from the coding sequence ATGATTAAAAAATCAATCATAACAGGAATAGGAATAATAGTCCTGCTGATGCTGACAGGAAGTAGTCAGGCAACACCTGCCTTTTTTACAGTGTCGCCACCACCCGATTGTTCTTTCTGTCACAAATCGGATCTTTCTTTGAAGCCAGCAGGGATATTTTTCAACGCAACACATCGTTTCAATGGCACTGGCACTGACTTGCCTGAAACCGTGGCAAGCTGTACAACATGCCATGTGAAAATTATCGCGCCATCGGATTTTTCGTTAACTTCTACGGGCCAGAGTTATAATAAAACCCATAGATACAATGATACCACACTTGCATCAGCAAGGCTTGATCAGCCTGGATGTTATAACTGCCATGTCGATGTTATCGGAGGAAATTTCAATTTCCTTACAGGCACACCGACTTACCTGACATCAACAGTATGCGTAAACTGCCACAAGGCAAAGTACGATAAATGGACTAACACATTGCATCGTGTTATGTTAACGCCAGCAAATAAAGCTCAGGCAATGAATCTTCCAACTCCGCCAGGTTATAGCTGGGGTGACATAGGCTATGTAGTTGTTAGCAAATTCTCATTTTTATATATGAACACAACTGGATATTGGCTTGCTCAGAGCAATACATATGATACTGAAACTAAGACATGGGGAACTGGTGAAACACCCTCTGCTCCATACGGCACCTGTGCAAGATGCCATACTACTGGCTGGAATACAAACGCCAAGATATTACCAGGCATTAGTGGAACCTTTAGCGAGCCGGGAATTGCCTGTGAGAGATGTCATGGACCGGCAGGCAACGGGCATCAGGTAGTTGTTAATTATTCTGCAAAATTATGCGAGGAGTGCCATAGCGGTTCCAATCATGGAACAGGCTATGATACAGGAAGCGGCGAACATTCGCCACCTGCAGCTGAAAACGGCACAAGTTGTATGCAATGCCATTCGCCGTTTGATCAATATAAAAACCCGAGTGTGCCATTAGCAAACACTATAGCTGTAACATGTGGTGTGTGCCACAATATCCACAATATGACGGATAACAAATACGCAGACACATTCTCAAATGGTAATTTCGTTGCAGACACATGGTCTGAGGTCGCAAATGCGAATATAGGTTTCTTCAATGCAACTGCTTCACTTGCAGCAGGCACAGATATCATCGATACCCTTAGTACACCTGCCCTGTTATATCCCGGAACGGATACCAGCAGGAAAGATGCAAGCTATGGTACTGCACCAATAAATGTCACAGGTCCTGTATCTGAAGTATTGTGCTCAAAGTGCCATTACAGGCATGGGTTAGCCCATACGGCAGGGGTTAATCTTACGCATTCCAGAATGAACTACCCACAAAGTAAATGGGCAACCTGTACGGACTGCCACATGAAAGGTACAAACGCAACAGTGGGTAAAGATATGATGAAGAATCATGCGAACACCATCTTCGACTTCCTGAATTCGCCCAACAGCGCATCGGCTGATCCGGCAAACTCATGCGGCGGCACCACACAATGCCATACTGCAAGCTCTCAGAGCCTGAGTGCGAGTTCACATTCAATTGTTCCAATCTTTAATGGATGGAATGCAAGCGCACACAACGACAAGGTTGTTTCAATTGGAGGAGCCATTGGTAACCATTTCTTTGGTACTTTCAACGCAACCACAGGCTACGGTAGTCCGCAACCAAATACCTGTTTGCAATGCAAATCTCCGCAGAACTGGAACCCTGCGAACAAGGACAATATTACCAAAATACCACTGACTGATTTCCATGGTGTTACATGCATGGTTTGCCATAACATCCACGACATGGGCGACTGGCTCAAAAAGACCCAGGCTAAGTACGGAGTGGCAAAGGCGTATGGATTTTATAATAAGACCGCAATTATAACAGCAACGGACGCAAAAGGCGTGCCAACCAGGTACCAGGCAGCCTATACAATGATGGATAACACAACAATGCTATGCGGCAACTGCCATACCAACATAAGAGCAGGCAATACAGGACCTGGATGGGCAAGTGCTACTGCTACTACCCCAACAAGCCCACATGGTGTCCCGGCAGCGGATGTGTTCGCCGGCTCATGGAAGCAGACAGGCTTGTTGAATTTCGAGTGCATTGATTGCCACATGGCAACAATGACAACAGACTCGAACGGAAACGTACTGCCTGACAGCCAGAAGGTGGGAGGGCATTCCTTCAAGATTAACGCGACTCTACTGCAGAACAAAACAGACTCAAACGGAAACCCAGAGTGCTCAAGCTGCCATGTAGCAATAACTGCAAGCACAAAAACTGCAAGCAAACCTGGCAATCTGACCGTCCTGTTCACCCCCCTTGGCAATGTAAGCCAAACCATCGCGGGTATACAGGCAAAAACCCATGCTAAGTGGAATACCACCAACGCAACCGTTATAAGTGCGTTGAATACAATTAAAGCCTATAACGGTGAGAAGAACCTGAGCCGAACTCTGATTGCCCAGGCTTACTGGAACGTGCGATTGGTGTCATCAGACTTAAGCTGGGGCGTACACAATCCAACAAAGGTAAACGGGCTGCTCGATGATGCAGTAAGTCTGGCAAACCAAGCCACAGCAGCAATTGCAACACCAGCACTGGTATCTTCCATCACGCCGACCAGCAGGAATGCAGTGGTAGGCAAACCGGGGACGATATTCATGTCAGTGATTAACGGCGGCACAGCGATAGCCACAGGCGTGACCATAACGCAGGCATCAAGTTTGCCTGTAACTGTAAGCTATCAGCAGTGGAACGGTGTATCGTTCACAGGTTCACCAAATACACCTGTAGACATACCCGCTGGCAGCACGGCTAACTTCGTGCTGACCATCACTCCAACTGCAGCGTTCGGTACATCATCGGTGACATACAACGTGGCAGGCACTAATACAGCACCTGCTCCGATAAGCGGAGTGAACACTCTTACAATGTCAGCAAGTACTGGGACTCCTGCAGATGTTATCATGATGTCCACAAATCTGAATGTACAGACAGCGGTTAACACACCAACAGCATTAGCAGTAGCTACATCGAATGTCGGCGCCACTGCAACAGGTGTAAGCCTTAATGTGGTCGTGCCGTCTTCGATAACAGGGCTGGTATATCAGGTGAACCAGACCAATCCAACAACCGGAACCATCATAGGTCCGGCGACAGGATTGACCATTAACGCTGGCGCACAGCCGAGCTTTGCGGTATTTCTGACACCAACACAGAAGATAGCGCTGGATCTTGTGAACAACAGGATAACGCTGCAGTTAAAGGATGGCAGTGGCAACGTAATCGGAGCCCAGTCAGTGGCAATATCCACAACGTAA